AAAGATcaggagaaacatttcagtctgCAGGgcgtctccaaacttttgaccggtagtgtatttACCAAAGTTACCAGATCTGGCTTCTCTGTTTAGTCATGCTATACACAGTAGAAGATCGTTTTTCTGCCCAGTTTCATCCCGTGACCGCGTGTCGGTCTGGTGCTCGGCgctcctttccttccttttcaaTACCAGGAGAATATATCACACAAGAAGTGCTGAAATCGCTAATTAGAGCTCGTCGTTACGTTGGCGTTACCTGAGAGACGGTGATGCCGCACTGTTTGGCGAGCTCCTCTTTGGCCTCCTCGCTAGGATAAGGGTTAGACAGGTGCGAGTAGAAGTACTCGTTCAGCACCTCCGTGGCCTGCTTGCTGAAGTTGCGTCTCTTGCGCCTGACGAAGACACGCCACGGGTTCGACCGTCACAGCAGTAGTTATGTAATATCCTCCAGTAATAAACCGGGCTCAACTCAATAGCTTATCATCAAGTCCGAATGAGAGTGCAAATATTTATAAGTGCAAACATGGACACtgcacataaataaacaaaacacacacacacctggcgtCCAGGAAACGGGAGCGGAGGATCATGACGGCCTCGCACGTGCTTTGTTTGAGCTGCGTCTGGATAGAGCTGAACTTGCGGTGGATGATGGCCACCATGCGCTCGATCTCGCGCGGGGACACGGGCCGCGTACGCGACTGTTCACGTAGCAGGTTCATCACGTGAGTCGTGAACTCGCTGCACGCCTGAAACACAAGAGACGAGCCCAGTATAGCAATCTTGTTATCTTGTACCTGATAAACttcaatcagaaacattttgtaTCGTGatattttctgtaaggagaagtttattttgctttttttttttttttttttttttttgaaggcgtctccagtgtcagggctaaatttacatttctcaccatgggaaagtcttcacgTTGCCGTTTACGTTTTTTCAGTAACGTGACagtgtgcattatttatttgtctaaTTAACGTCAATACAGgagattaaagaaaaacaaaagggagagagacagaaagagagagagtaataacAGGGACTGAATCAATTCACAGAcaatccacaacattaaaagtatcTATAAATGGGTTAAAAAGTACAAAGTATAATTCTACaatattgtaatcattggcaaactgctgtcATACGAGAGGAATCAAACACTCCGGGACATCATAAGACAATAATCAACTTTAGGGTAGTGACAGTAACGCCGCTTCTTTCTACTACTGCAACTTTACATAAAGGACACGTTTTCCGTCACGCTGTGCAGCTCTCATTTACAACGTTCTACCATGTTTTAGTTCCTCTAAAGGTTCAGGAACCTCTGTGAAAACCTGTGGTCAACAATAATCTGAGCGATCAATTTCTGCTTTTCAAACCAAGATGACCGATTACTGCGTCTGATCCTGGATCAATACGGCCTCTCTTGCATCGCAGCTATTAGATGAAAGTTAATCTTTTTCCCGTGCGCATATTATTGACCGGAATTCCTTCCATACTGGCTTCTCGATACTCGTGCTTAAAACCCATCGCTTCATCCCATGTGCTGATAGGCCACCTCTGAAATTAACAGTTACGAGACACGTGGCAAAACGTGCGCTTTTGCTGCACGTGCCACATTGATCGAATGCAAAAAATCCTGGAAGTACGGACGGGATAGAAACACGTTCGTCGTCTTCTATAATTTGTACCGCTCTCACTTAACGTGCCTACTGAAGCTGCTCCTCCGTCTTGTATCGCTGTAGGCACAACATGTTCTCCCACTCTACGTGTTTGTATTGACAAGACGCAATGGAAGAACACTGAACTGGTTCTAATTTGTCTTTGGTTTCATCGGAGCGTTGAGTCTAATCTAGGCGTTCCTCATATCTCCTCAGGTTTGACATTGATTTGGAGGCTTGTGCTGTAATCTGAGCCTTAAACACAAATTTCATCGTGTACTATGGAAACGTCAAGTACTGTGATGCGATATGAATCCAATTTGCCACCATAATTCATGACACgcttctcctcttctttcttttcggAACAGGAAGGGTGGACGAATCGTACAAACAGGTTATATGATATCTGGTTTCAGATCAGGTTATGTTTTGAGTGAGCAGTCTAAACATAGCACttgtgactgactgactgtctcgctctcactctcactctactGACCTGCTCATATTTCTCCAGCTCGGTGTGGTAAATCGTGCGAATCTGGCTCAGCTTCTGTTTGTAGTCCGAGTGCTCCAATGAGCTGTCCGGAGACATACCGCCCGAGCTGGTCGCCGCAGAGACGGCCGCGGCAGCCCCGCCTCCTTTCTCCGGGCCGGCCACGCCCTCGGCCAGGAGCATGTTGTCCAGTCGGACTAGCTGCGGGTCCGGCGGCTCTTCCTCCTGCGTGTTTCGCATGGACAGACCTGACGAGACCGTCGAGACCATCGTTTAGGTATACAGTCGTACGAAtgtttcacaaacacacatcgtATCCGTGTCATACAGACCCTATGCTACATCTATACACCGGTGACCTTTAATTCTACGTCACTATATGCCTTTAAATTACAAACTGATTTACAGTACTCAATCCACAAATCCACATTACCCCTTGGAAAATGAATGGTCCTGAAGTAAAACTAATCGTTAGCCATGAATTCATACACATAGATTTCGACAGGATAATTTAGAATTAGGTTTATCAAAATTCATTGGGTAAACAACTCCAAACAAACGTGACTTTTCCACCACCCCAAGTCACAGTATGTCAGTGTAATGTAGGTGgctaaaaactaaataaatatttcttgtACTGAGTGACCAGTCTAGTGTGAAGCGTTGtgttgttctaaaaaaaaaaaccaaaaaaaaaccaacaa
This genomic interval from Ictalurus punctatus breed USDA103 chromosome 23, Coco_2.0, whole genome shotgun sequence contains the following:
- the pbx2 gene encoding pre-B-cell leukemia transcription factor 2 isoform X5, whose translation is MLQQQPIAGNGPNSGRGLALTGHPGMHALNSVHPPPQHRSDGDAGLEGAENGHENRRDIGDILQQIMTITDQSLDEAQAKKHALNCHRMKPALFSVLCEIKEKTGLSMRNTQEEEPPDPQLVRLDNMLLAEGVAGPEKGGGAAAAVSAATSSGGMSPDSSLEHSDYKQKLSQIRTIYHTELEKYEQACSEFTTHVMNLLREQSRTRPVSPREIERMVAIIHRKFSSIQTQLKQSTCEAVMILRSRFLDARRKRRNFSKQATEVLNEYFYSHLSNPYPSEEAKEELAKQCGITVSQVSNWFGNKRIRYKKNIGKFQEEANLYAMKTAMGATQREGSPHTPNSTD